gatgaattggaggtcgctgtggaaggtgcgatagataggctgctacaccagagggagcagcggcggcagcaggcggcggtacaTCGGCCGATCCGTCGTCGAACTACAATACCCCGTGACCACcgtgctgcacatattcggttgtatcaggactacttcgctccgcaaccgcgttttggggatgccttattccggcgacgttttaggatgcatcgtccgctgtttatgcatatcgtgggtgatttagagagaagatacatGTATTTTAGGATTAGGGAGGATGAAgttggcaaacccggactcacgcccttacagaagtgcactgtcgcaatcagacaactggcgtacggaggcgcggtcgacatgttcgacgagtacctccacattggcgagtcgacagacGTCGAGTGTCTGCATAATTTTTGtgcgggcgtgagagcgatatttggggagcggtatcttcggagtccgagccccgaagactgccagaggctgatagatatgcatgggtcggtgcacgggttcgctgggatgttgggcagcatagattgtatgcattgggagtggaagaactgccccgccgcctggaaggggatgtacactaccggcttcaaagtcaagcatcccacgatgatccttgaagctgtagctgactagcggctgtggatatggcatgcttattttggagtcgccgggtcgaacaacgttatcaacgttctccagtcgtcgcccctgttcaacgctcagtgcaatggcgttggtcccgccatcagtttcgtcgccaacggcaaccagcacaatatgggatactatttggcggatgggatatacccaaactggccagtctttgtgaagacaatcaagcatccgctcggaaaaaagaagacatactttgcgagccgtcaggaagcagcgcgcaaggatgtggagcaggcatttggtgtgctccagagtcgatgaGCGGTagtgaagggtcctgcacgaCAGTGGTAtgttcccaacatcggcgatgtcatgtatcataatgcacaacatgattgtcgaaaatgaagctgcggaactgactcagtggaccaatgaagatgatacgggtgcaggtccaagtcacggcgtggccaccgcgaatgtgaatatgggggtacctcatggagaagtcgagcggatgcgtgcatttgccgacatgcggcaaacagatgcccatgttcgacttcagcacgatattatcgaagaggtttggacgcggaggggttgacgttgatgtgattaatttttttttgttttattactatgtaattttttttcgaatcatatatgttttttaatgaagttgttaatttttcccgttcgtattcgtgttgaaattttatttccgtaaacgtaaattgctttatttgtgaatttgtgatttttttttattgcgggaagtcctagtgggaagggcgatgggaagggcggattgtgcatgggaagtcctagtgacgtggcaggagatatttttgagaagtcctaatagatgtccgagtgggacatccgtgcattggagatgctcttagtatgAAATATTTACCCCTTCATACATTGTGTTTTTAGGAAAAGCTTTTAATACGCAATCTTAAGTTTAAccaatttacaataaattaatatGTGATGATATcactcaaaaaataaaaaaaaaatgatgatatcATAATGCAAGTGTACTGTACAcattaaaataactaaataagcCATAAAGTACGAACATGATAAATTTTTGAGAGAATCTATGAGTAGTAGATATAATATTACCCTTTTTTTGTATGTGCATTTCATAAAACATCCCAATAGATACACCATGCTTCTCctgaaaaaatataaacaaaaaacacCATGCTTACACAAAAAAGGGCACACATATAATAATGACACGTGGCCATTCTACAATGAATTAATCTCGTATATATTCTAAAAATAATCGATTTTATATATTGCTTCCCGCCATTTCCGCAGCAAAATATGTGACTACCTCTATGAAAAATCATCTCAACAAAATGTCGTCTGCACTATCTCACTAATAATCACTTTCTTTGTATTTAATCATTAATTAACATGCAACGGCATTGATTAATTACTGGGCACAAAAAATTGATTCATTATATCACTGATTCACAGGTGATAATCACTCCATCTTTTCTCACTAAAACTTTATCTCTCCCCTTCACTCTCTAGCTAGCCATGGTTCTTCAACTTCTCCACATCCTACTGTTAATATCCTCACTCACAAAATCCTCAGCTGATAATCATGAAACAGCCAAAACCTACATTATCAGAGTCGACACGTCATCCAAGCCCTCAATTTTCCCTACTCATCTCCATTGGTACACCGCCGAATTCACCGACCCCTCCGCCATCCTACACACATACGACACCGTTTTCCACGGCTTCTCCGCCGTCCTCACTCCTTCCGCGCTCGCCGCCGTCCGCCGCCACCCCTCCGTCCTCACCGCCTTCGAAGaccgccgccgccacctccACACCACCCGATCCCCCCAATTCCTCGGTCTGCACAACCAGCGCGGCCTGTGGTCGGAATCCGACTACGGCTCCGACGTCATAATCGGAGTCTTCGACACCGGAATTTGGCCGGAGCGGCGTAGCTTCTCCGACCGAAATCTCGGCCCTGTGCCGAGGCGCTGGAGAGGAACTTGCCACACAGGCGTGAAATTCAGAGCGAGTAACTGCAACAGAAAAATCATCGGAGCTAGGTTTTTCGTCAAAGGTCATGAGGCGGCTGTGCGAATCGGCGACGCTGCGGTCTCCGGAATTAATGAGACGATCGAGTTTAAGTCGCCGAGAGACGCCGACGGACATGGCACGCACACAGCTTCCACCGCTGCGGGGAGGTATGTTTACAGAGCTAGCTTGGAGGGGTACGCCGCCGGTATAGCGAAAGGCGTCGCGCCGAAAGCTCGATTGGCGATATACAAAGTGTGCTGGAAGGATGCAGGCTGCTTCGATTCCGATATATTAGCTGCGTTCGACGCCGCCACCAACGACGGAGTCGACGTCATTTCGATCTCTATCGGCGGCAGCGACGGCGTCTCCTCGCCGTACTACCTCGATCCAATCGCGATCGGATCATACGGCGCCGTTTCGAGGGGGATTTTCGTCTCCTCCTCGGCCGGCAACGACGGGCCTAATGGAATGTCAGTGACTAATCTCGCCCCTTGGCTCACCACCGTCGGAGCTGGAACGATTGATCGGAATTTCCCGGCGGATGTGATTCTTAGAGATGGGAGAAACTTCTCCGGCGTGTCGCTTTACGCCGGAAAGCCGCTAAAAGGCAAAATGTACCATCTCATTTATCCGGGAAAATTCGGTTTACTCTCTGCTTCTCTCTGTTTAGAAAACTCTCTCGATCCTAATCTGGTTAGAGGCAAAATCGTAATCTGCGACCGCGGTAGTAGTCCACGTGTCGCGAAGGGATTGGTGGTCAAAAAAGCTGGAGCCGTCGGAATGATCCTCGCTAACGGAGCTTCAAGCGGCGAGGGTTTAGTCGGAGATGCTCATTTGATCCCAACCTGCGCAGTTGGCTTCTCCGACGGAGTTCGAATAAAGGCGTATTTATCTTCCAATCCTAAAGCAAAAGCAACCATCAAATTCCGCGGCACAGTCGTCGGAACCAAGCCGGCGCCGGTGGTGGCGTCATTCTCCGGCAGGGGACCGAACGGGCAGAATCCGGAGATCCTAAAACCAGATCTGATCGCCCCTGGCGTCAACATCTTAGCTGCGTGGACGGAGGCAGTCGGTCCGACGGGTCTGGATTCGGATAATCGGAAAGCGGAATTCAACATTTTATCCGGAACCTCCATGGCCTGCCCTCACGTGAGCGGCGCCGCGGCGCTGCTCAAATCGGCTCATCCTGATTGGAGCCCGGCGGTGATCAGATCGGCAATGATGACGACGGCGAGCGTGGTCGACAATTCAATGAATCCGATGATCGACGAGGCTAGCAAAAAAGCGGCGAATCCATACGATTACGGTGCAGGCCACTTGAATCTGGATCTAGCCATGGATCCGGGGCTGGTTTACGATCTGAGCAACGACGACTATGTCAGTTTCCTCTGCGCGATTCAGTACGGGGCGAAGACGATCGAGGTGATCACGCGGTCGCGGGTGAATTGCCGGATGAGGAAGCCGCTGCCGGAGAATCTCAACTATCCGTCGATCGCAGCGGTTTTTGCAAAAGGAGGGAGATCGACGAGCCAGATGTTTTTTCGGATGGTGACGAACGTGGGGGAGGCAAAGGCGGTGTACCGGGTCAGGGTCGATCCGCCTAAGGGGGTGGAGGTGAGCGTGAGGCCGAGGAAGCTTGTGTTCTCGGAGATAAAAACAAGGCTGGGCTACTATGTAAATGTGACGGTTGATGGGAAGAATTTGGTGGTGGGCGATTCGGGTGTGGTTTTCGGGTCGCTTATTTGGGCGGATGGGAGGCGCACGGTTCGGAGCCCCATTTTGGTGACTCAAACGGATCCATTCTAGATAACGACTTATATATTGCCTTGTTTTACTATCTAGAAATTTGCTTTTACAAAAGTAAATTCATTTTCAACTTAAGGTTTTATAAAGTGAATAGGTATATTAAGGTTTTATAAGTCATGATGGAAGTTGTCAAAGGGGTAAGATTAGATTTTTAAACAAAATAGAAGGTTGGTTACAGCTTCCATTCTATTTCTTCACAAAAAATGGAGTATAGAACTTGTAATGGAATAAACGTTGGCCTTTTAAGAAACCACAGTAAGGATGATAGGAGTGAAGACGTTAACTTGACATGCTTACTTAACTCTTTCGATTTAACTGTTCGCAATTTACTTTGAAACtaattttacatttattttGATGTTTGAACAATTTTTTACTCAAGGATGACAGGAATGAAAACAGTTTAATCtaattttacatttattttGACGGATGAacaatttttagtttagttcGTACTTTAATTATGTGGTTGTCATATCGCTCACGATTGGATAGTGTTAGGCAAGCTATAAGGATATTTAATGAGATAAAATAATTAGACTCAAATAGGGTTAGCACTTCTATAAGATATGTGACTAATTGATAGTACTTGTAAATTGCTAATGATAGAAATCGATGGGTTCTATCCTAAAactaattggtgataggaggagtggcTCAtgtatactagtttcagttttcttttaacaacgatgtgagacagttatatgttatttttctaatttcaattgccaacaccctctcTCAGACCCTTCAAGTTgaacttggaggggttggacttttttctgatcgattggacaactgatccaattttttttctgatcggttggaccactagCCCAAATTTTTTTCCGATCGGTTTGGACCACTAGCAACTTAATAGGACTCGCTATAAGGAAATATAATGAGAGAAAAATAATCAAACTCAATTAAGGTAAAATTCAACTGGAATCTAGTTCCTCCCTCCATCcctaaaaaatatgaattatttcatttttagtccgtccaaaaagtatgaactttcttaTTTTAGAAACtcatttctctctaataaggtgagactcattctccactaataataatttaaaaatattttctgtttatttctctcttacttttcaattatgcattaaatcCCGTGTCAAATCAAATTTTCATACTCTttaaaaacggagggagtattagaaaTCAAAttactttctttattttcttatagttaaactaaatacaaaaaattataaCTACTGATAAGAATACATTTCCCTATTATCGAAATACAGAattttaatactctctccgtacCATAGAAATAGGCCATTCGAgattggcacgagttttaatgtataattggtaaagtaaaagagaaggagaaaaaatagttgaaattgtgtagtggattgtgagaccataaatggtaaaggaaaaggagaaaaagGTAATTAATATGGACTATTTCTTATGGGAcgaattgaaaaatgaaatatgactatTTCTATGAAACGAAGGGAGCAAttggaaataaaatttatttttttcataataaacatactacatgactgcaaaatttacaaaataagTTGAGGGGCTATCTATTATCATTATTGTTGTGCCTTTCAGGAAACAAAAGCCCAAATAGCAAAACTAAATAGCCCAAATTTATACATTTCTCTTATACTCCTTGctttctcccttctctctaCTTCTCATACAGCAATGGGCCACCGACCTCTTCAATTAAAGTCTTACAAGTAAATAAATCCTCActattaatcatttttttacatttactactaatacattttattttatataaaatcatCTTTGTCGTCTCGAATATGTGGTATTTTTAATCATGTGAAGGAAAATTTTCTTAACCTCTATGAatagtgatttagagacataatgtccaACTATTTGGATTCATCAAAAAATTGATATTCAGTTTAATTACTTAAGGTTAAAAATGTTTCTTGCTTAAGTTTTCGATTTCTTCATTTTTAACCTTTTATTTtcgtttataaatttatgttttttatgtTGAGCAACCAAACCCAAATAGGAGTACTACAAAAGGATAATCAAACCAGAGGTCACGTTTATACATATACAAATATTAAAACCTAATACTTGTCATGTTAGTTTGTTAATAGTGGTCACAAATTTGGCAAATCTGGATATGATATTCCAGTCTCATAAATAAAATCTTAGATCATTACCAAGAATATGCAattataaacaaatataaaaatcaaatgaAGCCGCAAATAATGTTCAGAGTCATAAATAGAATAAACAAACTTAGACCATTGAGTTCAATGTtagtaattaaataaagattaatttaaataataaggAATTGAATGGCTAAGCtagagattaattttttttcctacactacaaaaaaaagttATCTTTTAGGGATAGAAAAATAGAGAGGCAATAAATTGCGTTgcaaatattcaaaaaataacaaaaattatgaTGCAAAAGAAAGCATCCCTAGATTAATGACAAATTGACACtaaaaaaaacttatcttttAAGGACACAAAATTCGAGACGCAATTTACTTGTGttggaaaattttgaaaaataacaacaatttaggaTGCAAAAGAAAGCGTCCTTAAGTTAGGATAAACTAATTTCATCTTTTGCCTTTTTAGGACGCTTTCATTTGCGttctctaattttagttgagaAACCAACAATAAATTTTTTGAAGAGTTGGTTgtatatttagaaacacaaattaattAGCATCCTTAATTGTATTCAAAAAATGTCCTTAACGATCTTTTTTGTTTTAGTGtaacttaatcttttatttattaGGACCCTTTCAGTTGcgtcctctaattttagttgtgACACCAATAATAAGAACATTTTTGGAAGTGTTGGCggtatatttagaaacacagattaacgtccttaattttataaaaaaaaattaaacagtTTTTCTGTTCATCTGTTGTAGTGCTAGCTTAGTTCAGTAGTTATAAGCTAAAaacaattataatattttaaaaaaaataaataaatgaggACACATAGTGTGAATagaataaaatgaattaaaaatatttgttttgaaatcgCAAAATCCAAATAGGGCACGTTtttttctcattaaaagaaGAATCGGTTTGTTTCTATTCATATAAACTTCCCAACGTTTTTTATTTGTACTATAATAATTCATTATGTTTGCTATGGCATTGGGTACTTCATCTATCTTCTTGAAAATGAGGCATCAGCCATCGAGTGGACCACCCAAACATCATGGGTGTTGGAATCCAAAATACTAGTCCATAATGTCCATTAATTACACGTACGATGCAACACATCtctaaaatcaataaatatttaatgTAAGACAAAAAATTGTAGTAAATAGAATTTTCTTCTAGTGTGATGAGGCGGACTTTAAAAATTATAACTCTCCTCACGAATTTTATATATTCTCTACTTTGCACAAAAGCTTATTATCCGAAAACCCCAAAATAAAACCaaagaaattaaagaaagaTGGAGAAGCTCGTTTTAACCCTAATGCTAATCATATGCTTATCATCAGTGCAGCAGTCGGAAACTCATATTATatttcatattatattatatttgtatatGTGATTAATCATTACCGATGGGTTTAATCACAAAAAGTGTGGTGACCGACTCTTTAGTCCTATGCCGATACCGACTCTTAAGTCCTCTGCCGATATAGTTAATAATAAGATTGAATGGGAATACACAATGTGATAGCATATTTAGAGCGCTTATTCGGTTTGTATACTGTTATTTGGTGGCACATGTTGTGCAAGCTGGAGATTATTGGAAATTTGGGATTCCACGTTACTAATTCAATGTTTATAAGTATCTAATTAAAgttattcattaaaaaataaagtttgGCCTAAAATATAGTAATGTATATGTAAAGAGTTACGGTCAGGGACGAAGACAGTGTTGCCCAAGCCACCcctccagcgggggcttggctgGCGCCGGATCCATTACCCGGTCATGGCTGCCCGTGTTCAGATGCCATGTCTATTGTAGATTTGTAGAGAGAAACTTAACATTTAATATtgaaatatgtaatttttattgtaatttgagaaaaaagagaagaataattaataaaagataCAACACGTTTGATTATTAGGTTCCAGTTAATTGGGCTTTTTTTAAATGGgtttgattaatttaatttattgagattattatttattttgtttaaataattGTACCACTTAAATGGCTTCATTTAATTACTGTGCCGTTGAAATTAATTGGATTCACTTAAAATTATACTGCGATATACTCTACAACTTAACAAAACAATTATTAGATTAACTCGTTTGattacataaaatgataaaataaaattaaaagatactaacaaattacaaaataattaCCGGTACTAGTTTTTATTATAATACATCTTTTGATacatgtattttgattataataaaatattagtttttcaaaatgataaaatctgattgcatatttatattttttggttcgattatttttaaaattggacAAAACAACATActcaattatattaaattaccttttaataataatattattattatattaaatattttatttttttaaattaaattctacCACCGGCTAATTTGTTTTTCGGGTTCAGTCCCCGGGGAGGGTCTGGGTCTGGCAGCGtccaagcccccgctggagcggtgGCTTTGCCGCCGGTGTCTCCGTCCCTAACGACGTCGGTATCTATATGATACACGACCGCATCTTACTCGTACACATTACGAACCCGAGCGGGGTCATTATGATAAGTGCTAGCGATAATATAGCCCGTGGCCATCCTAAAGGCGCCGGTGCCGGCCACGATGGAAACCTCCCTCGACTCGGCGCCCAACGGAAGCCGGCCGAGAATGCTGAGCGTGCTGCCCTCGAACTCGCCCTTGGTGAACACGAGGTTAAGGAGCATCACGAGAGCCTTCTCGCGGAGGTCGGCCAGCCCCACGGTGCCCTGCAGGTTGCCCACCTCCGCGGAGTCTAGCTCTGTGACGAGATTATCCAAAACCACTAGTTTCCCAAACGCCGACGGCAGAACGTCAGTTAGGTTGCAGTCCGCCACGCCCCAGAAGGTGGGCCTGTCGCCGCCGATGATGTCGTGGAGGTAGAAATGGAGGCGCGTGATCTTATTTGTTTCGGAGACGAAGTGGGCTTCCGATGATAAGGAAAAGATTAGCATTAGGGTTAGGACGAGCTTATCCATACTCAActttctttcctttttcgtttTGATTTAAGGTTTTTGGGAAAATGGGCCTTCCAATTATATCATTGGCGACATGGGCGGACGCAGTAAAGGAAaggggagggcttaagcccttccccaaattcatatttttatgttttctctACTTCTAAAATTtgcaattatttttaaaacggTCATTAGCCCTCACCAAATTTAGGTTATTGAAGAGTAAATCATCAGAAATTGAGTAAGAAGATGGGCTGAACTGAATATTTGCAGCGGTAGAAAGAAAGAACAATGTCAGTTGTGTCTTATTGAGAAAGAgacttaattttaaaaatttaaaatataatattattttattaataaatcaCTGGCTGCATTAAATGATTTCACTTATTagcttattattttaaattaaaagtcCAACCGAAAATTCAaatgtatttttaataaaactGATGCTTTAAAAAGTTCATCGTATTAAATTCATCCTTTTATTTAGGAGTGCACACTAATTTATAGAAACATTTTCTATTTCACTCTTACTTTTATAATTTACAATTTACGAGttctattatttattactctcttcgtccaaATTTTAAGAGTTTCAGTCACTTTTACGCACTCGTTTAACAAAAATGATAATCCTCTCAACATTATTTTCTCTtctactttaccatttctccactttaattatttattgtcgTCTTTTATAAAATGGGTGCGCAAAAGTGACcggaaacggagggagtatattattttatattttttctcattctcttactttattaattatgtattaaaatttatgCCGTTCTCAAATTGCCTATTTTATTGTGGATGGAGAGAATATAGTATAACCCCTACTATTGAAAATTCCTGCATCCGCCACTGATTGGCGAAGAGGAGtaaaatttttaaagtccaCCGCATTACACTAGAACATAATTGAATTCCATTCATATTTGCTTCCATGTATTATTGGCCATCTCACTACTATAGTGTACTTACTTTCATCTCTTAGGCATAACTATAAGGCCTTAGGAGATAGGCTTCTGGCAGCTAGTAAATTAGGCATTCCttttaacgggctactgcgtattCTGATTGAACTCCCTCATATGATATCGGACCAGAGTGTGGGCATAAAGGTGACggaatcacttttttttttccgcAATAATTGAATTCcattcatattttcatttatttcttaCAGTATAAAAATGATTTAGTGGATGTGTTGTATTGTACGTGTAATTAATGGACACCACCCATCATACTCGATgtgtcatttcattttcaagTTGATAGATTTAGTGTGCAGCTGTCAAGGGGAAATCTAATCTAattaatgaattaatataactatggagtactagtatattttgtATTCTTTTGTAATTTTTCCATTATAAGTCGTATTTTCACTTCTGTAGAGGGGCCACCCCCGCCTAATTTCCGCCCCGGCCCCTCGGATGGCCAGAATTTGAAGAATACCCCTGAATTTGTGTGACTGTAACAGCACCTCTGTATCTGTGCACGAAGAAGAAGACTCAATTGGACTTTTAAGTGgacttttagtttttttttcctcaaacaccataAGTGGACTTTTAGTCTCGCGCCTTGgacttttatattttttgatttgtaaatttgtaaaataatgaaaggaaataaaaaagcaCTTGAAAGTTGAGTTTGAAAGCCCAAGTACACTAGCTCTCCTACGCAAAATACATCAAATCTGTATTCACAATCACCGCATAAGAACACTATAAAGTAGTTCTAGTATTTATAATTGTGAAACACTATAATTTGAGATTTGATTACAAAATTATGTAATAGTGCTTGAGTAGTTTCTTCTTTCTTGTGCAGGTAGTActtattcataattttattcattATGCATcgatattttcttaaaaaataaagaaaaattcattaaattttaaattcatattttctCATAATTTTTAGGTTCTTGTTACTTATTCTAAGAGATGAATAATTATTCCCAAAAACGAATACAAAATTGCTTACTTATATAAGTTGTCTTAGTCAAAAAAATCCTTTGCTAGCACTAAATGTATGACTCTTCCAATAGCCAAGATTTTGTTCACTACCACAAGATATAAAGTTTCAAGAATTGACGACTCGTCGAAAACAATTATCATCTACGGTCTCGTAAAAATTGTAaagatattatatataaatttaatattttaatattattattatgttttttaatattCAGCATCAACTTATTTAGAAGTCTAGTTCCATCCCTGGACGCCGTGTCGTTGCGCCGCTGAAATTATTCATCCAAAATAGTACCCCAtctgttccttgttaatagagataTTTCTTTTATGCAtagagtttaagaatagtgttttaaatgaatggtgaaaaaaagtaagagggaataaagtaaaagagatgaaaagataataaaataaaagtgaaattactctttgccaaaaataaaaatgactcaattaacttaaaacttaccaaaatagaaaaatgactatATTAGCCTGTAATGATGGGAGTACTACCTGATGGGATAAGgcataattttcataaatttgtCATCTGTTAGGATTTGGCATgcgtttttatttatttgatttagtgTGATGTAAGTGCAATAAAACTCTTACTACCTTTGATGGAATTTTGAGTGATTAATTTTGTTGATTGATGGGTTTTGAATGGAAATACACTAATCTCTCCATTTCCTATTTATGctaaacatatttttatttctctattttattatttgtgaGTCACACTATCTATTAACATTATTTCAATTATCTTTCTCCttcattttaaatttatcatttataaGTCTCACAATTCACTAACATTAACTTTATCAAGTAcccattagagcatccgcaatggatGCCCGATCTGGAGCACGATCGCGCAAGATCGGGCTCGGTCGTCCTCGGGCATCCATTGCAGGCACCCGATGGATCGAGCGCCCGAAAGTTCGGCGTTCCCTTCGGACGCCCATTGCAACACGTCGCCCGAGCCCGacgattttttaaatttatctataaaaataaattaatttttaattataaaaatcaatttttaattaaaaatcatttttaaaattaaaataaaaaactataaTTTCACAATGATCCATACTAAAAGACGGATCTGTGAAATAGTGAAAGATTATATTTCGTAGAATATAATAC
This sequence is a window from Salvia splendens isolate huo1 chromosome 14, SspV2, whole genome shotgun sequence. Protein-coding genes within it:
- the LOC121763523 gene encoding subtilisin-like protease SBT1.6, whose product is MVLQLLHILLLISSLTKSSADNHETAKTYIIRVDTSSKPSIFPTHLHWYTAEFTDPSAILHTYDTVFHGFSAVLTPSALAAVRRHPSVLTAFEDRRRHLHTTRSPQFLGLHNQRGLWSESDYGSDVIIGVFDTGIWPERRSFSDRNLGPVPRRWRGTCHTGVKFRASNCNRKIIGARFFVKGHEAAVRIGDAAVSGINETIEFKSPRDADGHGTHTASTAAGRYVYRASLEGYAAGIAKGVAPKARLAIYKVCWKDAGCFDSDILAAFDAATNDGVDVISISIGGSDGVSSPYYLDPIAIGSYGAVSRGIFVSSSAGNDGPNGMSVTNLAPWLTTVGAGTIDRNFPADVILRDGRNFSGVSLYAGKPLKGKMYHLIYPGKFGLLSASLCLENSLDPNLVRGKIVICDRGSSPRVAKGLVVKKAGAVGMILANGASSGEGLVGDAHLIPTCAVGFSDGVRIKAYLSSNPKAKATIKFRGTVVGTKPAPVVASFSGRGPNGQNPEILKPDLIAPGVNILAAWTEAVGPTGLDSDNRKAEFNILSGTSMACPHVSGAAALLKSAHPDWSPAVIRSAMMTTASVVDNSMNPMIDEASKKAANPYDYGAGHLNLDLAMDPGLVYDLSNDDYVSFLCAIQYGAKTIEVITRSRVNCRMRKPLPENLNYPSIAAVFAKGGRSTSQMFFRMVTNVGEAKAVYRVRVDPPKGVEVSVRPRKLVFSEIKTRLGYYVNVTVDGKNLVVGDSGVVFGSLIWADGRRTVRSPILVTQTDPF
- the LOC121764347 gene encoding dirigent protein 11-like — protein: MDKLVLTLMLIFSLSSEAHFVSETNKITRLHFYLHDIIGGDRPTFWGVADCNLTDVLPSAFGKLVVLDNLVTELDSAEVGNLQGTVGLADLREKALVMLLNLVFTKGEFEGSTLSILGRLPLGAESREVSIVAGTGAFRMATGYIIASTYHNDPARVRNVYE